The following is a genomic window from Rutidosis leptorrhynchoides isolate AG116_Rl617_1_P2 chromosome 8, CSIRO_AGI_Rlap_v1, whole genome shotgun sequence.
atatattttattaaccaTCAGAAGATAGCTCAGTGGTTAAATGGTTAGGGCCTGATATCCttacaagaggtctcaggttcaaatcTTGTAGTGACCAGGATGGATTGAAAATGGCAACCGAGTAATCCGGTTGGGCCGCGTATATAGAGTATAGGGTCAGATTACTCTCCCCGGTAAACCGAACAGGGGAAACCTTATATCTTTGACTATATATTTTCCTTTTTACAAAATTTTTGTGGCACGAACTAACTATTGTATGGTAAAGTTACTTATGTGATGTATCTATTAACGGTTTCTGCAGATTAAAGGGTCGGATGAGGACAATTATCCATTAACAAGAAAAGTACAACATGATATATGGgtgcatcagcatccagtaaattgTAACGATCCAAATGTGCGGTTTTTAGTTGCAGATTGGGAGAGAATACCTGGATTTGGTATGGGAGCTCAGTTTGCAGGGATGTGTGGTCTTCTTGCGATTGCTATTAACGAAAAACGTGTACTTGTTACAAACTATTATAATCGGGCTGATCATGATGAATGTAAAGGTACATAAAGTTATAAAAAGCACATAATTCGTACACAATTTCTTCATTTATAAGGTCTGACCCGCCCATTTTGCTACCCAACTCAcctacttacacttccatttaatATTCACTTTAGGTACATCAAGGTCTAGTTGGTCATGCTACTTTTTCCCCGAGACATCACAAGAGTGTAGGGAACGAGCATTTGAACTCATGAACGATAAACGAGCATTGGAAAATGGAACTATTACAGTAAAAGAAAACTACACAACAAAGCAAATATGGACTGGCAAAATCCCTCGGTAAATGCTCTAACGAAATGATGAATTTATACATACGAAAAGGAAAATTTCAGTTGTTTCTATCATCTAAATCACCATTGATTCAGTAAAGTTTATTACAGGGTATGGGGTAATCCTTGGAGTTACATACAGCCAACAACGGAAATAAACGGGACATTAATTGGCTATCATCGGAGAATGGACTGGAGATGGTGGCGAGCACAGGTAGATCATGAGATTTTTACTTAGAATTTGCTGAAATGTGTATAATAATTATGAAATATTTTCGATTAATAGGCTTTGCGTTACCTTATGAGGTTCCAAACAGAGTACACATGTGGTTTGCTAAACGTAGCACGGCACTCCGCGTTTGGATGGGAAGCTGCAGAGTTAGTCCATGCAACGAGTGGTGCACAATATGTCGAGGTTCGTTTAACTTGCTACATGTTTTTGTTATAAGTGATGTAATTTTTCGTTCAAATTCTAAGGcgttgtttgttttttaagatgttatgGTCTGAGATCCATAAACCACATTTGTAGAGAAGATGTGTCTAAATATGAACATCAAAGACTGCTTGTTTTTGTGTCTAGCATATTTCTAAGTCTGCACGCTTGCAGACCATAAAGACATTattgattattttatcatatgTCTTCCGAAAAACAAACAGTCTACAGTAAGACCTAATAGGTTTGCACAatgaaaaacaaacaacacctagcTTTCTAAGTTGACAGTTTGAAAATGATGCaaatagtattattaaatataagtAACAATGTATTTCAGGAAAACGTAAAAGCTTCTGGTTCCGCGATTGAAAAATACGTATGGTCAAATCACGAGCCATGGACTCCAAGACCGTTGTTAAGCGTTCATGTAAGAATGGGTGACAAAGCATGTGAAATGAAGGTTGTTCAGTTCAAAGAATACATGAATCTTGCAAACAGAATCAGAAACCATTTCCCTAATTTGAATCGCGTTTGGCTATCAACCGAGATGCAAGAAGTAATCGATAAAACGAAGTTATATTCAAACTGGAAGTTTTACTACTCGAATGTGAGACGACAAGTGGGAAACATTACGATGGCTGTATATGAATCGAGTCTTGGTAGAGAAACGAGCACTAACTATCCGTTAGTTAACTTTTTAATGGCTACCGAAGCTGACTTCTTCATTGGAGCTTTGGGTTCGACGTGGTGTTTTCTCATTGACGGAATGAGGAACACGGGTGGAAAGGTAATGGCTGGTTACCTGAGCGTTAATAAGGATCGGTTTTGGTAAACATGAAAAAAGCATGTCGAATATGGTTCCGAAAGTGTAGATAGTTTGGACAACGAAGAGTACGAGTTACTATGTGTTTGCATATCTTCTTGtctagtgtacaaataataatgtaTAAAAAGTATTGTTACATTACAATAGCTTTAAAAATGTTTCCATCATAGATTAATTGTTGAGATGCACAAAAGTTATTAATTTATCTATTACTTTTGCTAATTATGGCTTCTCCTCCATTATAACACGTCCATTTGTAAGGACTAATTTGTAATCATAAATAGTTTCGAATAAATGACCCATTTACCAAATAACTGATAATTCAAGTTATTATAACTGCATTGAGCTGCTGCATACATCACTCAAGTTAAATTAACGCAGATTTCATTTCTCAAGCTTGTTATTATATACATGAAGATGAAACACTATCATGATCGAATAATATTGATTGAAACAAAACTGCAGTTTATCGGTCCTTGGGATCCTTTAATTTCATTAGTATATGTTTACTATTGTAAAAATAAACACATTACCTCAAGCGCAATAATAAGTTTTCGCAATCCATACACATACATAGCCTCATAAGAAATATAAATATCCACTTTCTAAACAACTAAAAGAAAATCAATGGTGTATGTCAAGTTCTTCTAGCAACTAGCTCACAGGTGATAAAATCATCCATACAAGTAGCAGAACTCCCCGACCCAATTACAGGCACAACGTTGAAAATGGGTTCATTGCAAGTCTTCACCTTTTTGGTTGTTTCAGAAAATTCATCGAATACGTTTTTGAAAATGAGTGACAATGTTTCATGAGAGATGTCATGACTTGTTGAATAGTAAATTCTCAAATTCTGCAAATCAGGACATGTTATAAGAAATTTATACAAAATGAAACATACATATAAGTTGTTGTGACAGTAAAATACACTAACCATTAAATCATCCCAAGAAAAGTGGTTTTCTGAAAGGACTTTATCAAGACGATATACACAAAACTTTGCTACTCTTTTCGTTTTCTCCTCAACAGTGATACTCGGAAGATTGTCAGCATTAAAACAGATCTTATTAGCTGTTTCAGTTGTAATGGATAAAATGACTGCACATATTCTGCCATGAACAAAACACTCCTGAACACACTCATCGTGCCATTTCTCAGATTGAAAACATAAGTCAAATGGACTCGTTCTATGTTTTCGATCAGACATAACGTGATCATTAGCATCTTCCACAATttccgtatcatcatcatcatccacaaATAGCACTGGCTTCACCTCAACAAAAGCTCTACAAAATAAAATCGCAATAAACTATAAAGGAGTATTatttagggtgtgtttggatgaccCAAAATAGGAGCTTAAAAAAGTATTAAAGTAGAGCTTATGGTTTTTAAGCTTTGCTTATGAAAAGTAgagcttaaaaaataagctcctaGCATATGATATGTTAAATTACATAACTACCCTTTAAATAATTATTTTATGCAATTTTCCTCACACGTTGGCCGTGGGACCGGTCGGTGTGGGGCCGCCAGAGGGTCGGTTTTACCCTttcaataattaattaatataaattatgttgTCCTTTTTAGTCTAAGCTATAAGCTCAAGCTATTTTACCACACACTTATGAAAAGTAATAAGCTTTAGCTTCAAGCTTAAAAAATAAGCTTCGGCTACCAGCTCCAGCAAGTTTCACCCAAACACACACTTAGCAGTGTTGCGGAACTCGAAATTCTCAGCGAGTACTctgtcaaacttggtcaaggtcAAAACTCGGAAAATCGGTCAAACCTCAGTTACTCAGTAAATCGGTCAAAAGGGTCaaaatcaaacttggtcaacatctgaGTTCTTGAAATTTAAGTTCAGAAAAAAGTGCACCTTTTTGGCAGATCAGGGACAAGCACAAACAAGAGAAGAGGATTTAAAACTCCAGAAAGACGTTTCTTATCTAAGTTGACTAACTTCATCTGATCAAGGATTATATTCTGCTTTTCTTGCATACCGATTCTTTCCGCTATCGAGGTAGACTTTGAACAATATATCACAAACAGTATGGCAGATGTACTTATCGAACAATTGAACGAGTTTGCAATAGCTTCACTATTCACCAAGGCTTGTTCCAGCTCAGCAGTGGGCCCCCCAATAATTAACGACATGGTTGGAGGGTCAAGCCCCAACTGCCCCGCCATGTAAAGTATCTCTTTATGCAACGTTGCCTACAAAATAGTAAAATTTGACTAGTTGACTACACTACAATTTCTCAACGATAgatgttttatttattattaattatgtaacaaaTTTTTTACCTGACTATATGGTCCGATACAACTAGGGGCCCATGAAGAAATGCTCTGCACATGAAGAACTTTCTTACTTTGATCATTTGCTACGAGCACTTCGACGTAAGCCTTCCCAAGACCAACTTGTGATAACGGAAGTTCGATTGTACTACGGGACGGCACACCAAACCGACATTTCTCTTGAGTTATGAAATTCACGTACGTTTCGTTTGCAATAGCAAAAATATTCATATCTGAAATGTAAAGATGAATGTAAACTACATTCTCCCATGAAAAACCATGTTCGTTAAGCTCCGATTCGATTTTCAGTAAAACTATCTTCATATCCTCCTGCAAATCTGTCACAATAGAAGTACAAACAGATTGGCTTAAAAAAAGTAATAACATATTATAAATTTTAGGGCTTTCATGTAAACCGGGTAACTTTTAATTATAACTCACCTACTGAAGTTTGATTCGGGTCCTGCAGCCAACAAGATAGGGTAAAGGTGTTATCTTTTTGAGTTTTTGATATACAAGGTTTAAGCTTTTCGAGTTCGGGTAAATTGAAGACAAGATCAGATGACGGACACGTGTCTTCTTTGACTATTTCCAGAGATTCGTTTTGTACTTCAATTACGGATCCCAAATTCTCATGATAAAAACCGTTGGTTGTGTTTCGAGAAGTTGGTTTATCTTCACAATGAAATGATACAGGATGAAGAATCCCAACAGGAGCTATTGAGTTTGAATCATGAAGTACAAGTTGAAAATCGTCTAGAACAATTCGAGCATACTAGCATAAATATTTTGAAGTCATCAAAAAATTAAAAcaatttaatacatataaaatatttaaagTCATGAAAAAATTAACACTACTCACACGAAATACTTACTTTAAAGAGGGGACAATCAAGAGTCAATGTCTCATACTCTCCCCCTTCACCGCATACATTACTTCCATATAACCTGCCAAAAAaaagaattaatattaataaaaaaaaattataaaaacttaaaaactgATATATAATATAAGGAAACACAAATCTCATTTATGCGAATAACATACTCGTTTAACTTAAGAAGGTGTGGCCATAGTTCCGACATCTCTTTTCCCAAGTGCTTTGAAGGATCTAAACCAATCGCTGCAACCTAAAATAATTTAAGGGCAAATGACCTCGTGTTATTAAAACCGCTAAAAAAAGAATAATATAaattaacaaaataataaaatCAGAGTGAAAAATCACAGTATTATTACCTTTACCGTGATAGCGACAATCCCATTTTCAATCTAATTATGCCCACAAAAGATAAGATTTGAACACAAGAAATGTTTTAGTAGAGTCAAATAACATTTAAAGAGATGCTTGAATAATTACAATACAACAGAACATTTGGATACCATTTGTTGTAGGAGTAACGATTGATCTAGTTTCCATAAATACGCTAGAGAAACAAGCCCTAGTCTTGAACAAACATTTTCTACTCGTAATCTTTGATAGTCAGAAGCAATTGCACCAGATGAGACTGCGTTAATAGAAGGTAACTGTTTTTTAACTTCTTTTAACAAGATAAACATGTCTTCTACTTCATCACCAATAGTCGTGTTGTAGCTCAGGTCATGACGCCTATATATATTGAATAACAAAATAAGTGACTACAAGCACTTGGTCAAATTAATGAATCCACAATATATAAGAAAAGTAACTTTTATATGAGAGAAAGTTTAAAACTTCTCTAATCAGACTGAATTGGGttgcgtttgtttgcctcttaattgaatggttcagtgctgaatgatgaaccattcagcattcagcacGTTTGTTGCTGACTTCCGAATGACATATGATggtgaatggttcagaattcatataATTCATAGATGAACCATTTGAAACACTCTCTTAAACATTAAGCAAATAAATTTTCTGTAATATCCTCTCAAATCATATCCAGAACACTTGACCAACAAGTATATTGAAGTTTTTATTAATGTAACGCATTAATAAGGTAATTTACTCAATTCAAATCGTTTATTCAACATGATTAACAAACAAATTATTTTCATTCAAAATTCGGATTATGAACCATTCAACACTAAATCATtcggttttatcaaacgcaccaaaTGCTAACACTTGCCAGACATAAAGTGCAGTTAaaaaaccatatttcataatgtcatatataataaataaattttcaAAAAATCTCTACTTAAGAAGTTCAAATTAAATAACTTGCCTGGTGGATCCTTGTATTCTTCGTCTAAACAAAGGCACTCCCATGCAATTTGCGTAACTGACAACGATCTGATGACCAACCTACAACATATCAAACAATGCAAACACCAAGCAATAAGCTTTTAGCGCATAATACTAAATTTAAAAGATTGTTATGCAACTAAATTTCTCATGCGAATTGTATATTCATGCTGACATACAGTTTAAGAACTTCAATTTGCAAATATACAACAGAAATACTTACAGTTTGATACATGTAGCTATCAAGTTCATCCACAGAATCATTAGCAGGCAATAAGTTGGCCAATGCAACAACCTATAATACAAACATCATCTTACATCACATATACTTGATGCAATTCATTTCGCATAAGTACATAAACATAATCATTAATTAACTGTTATCAATAGACACATAATACGCGTACACAGAATTCGGTAAAACAGTCTTACCTCATGGCCATATTGAAGACACTTCATCATGGCAAAACAACTGTCCTTGCCACCACTGACTAACCCTACCACCTTCATCTTTTCTAATAATTTAATCAATTAAAAACTAACATAAATTTGATTTGCTAACCAGCTGCCTGCAACCATAAAATCCtacaatttaaaaaaataaaaaaaatgaaatccATATGAGGAGTGTTATAGATTTATATGTATTCTTATTGAAAAGTTTGATGCACTGACTTCAAAAGATTTAAATAACTAAATCCATATTCCATATGATATTTAGATTTAGACATGCGAATAAAGATAATTAAATTAATTTGCATCAATTACCTCTTGAAGTTGTTGTTTGTAAGTAGAGAGATTCGAAGACAGCTCCTTTATGCTTGCGTCATCCCGCTCGCTCCAAGCTAGTTGTGTACCTCTTCTATGAATTCTTTTAGTTAAATTGAAGAAACAGTACGAATTCAATTGAGAAGTCAAACAGATTATTTACAACACTAAGATAAAACcctaagaataagaataagaataagaaaatGGATCAATCAAGTAGAGCAAAAGAATAAGTCTAGAGGAACCCTAATTTGAGATTTTAGTTCAGCGATTTAAACTACGGGTTGGGTAAACGACCTCTTTTTCCCATTGGTACTCGTCGTAAATTGGTTTTCTGCTATCGCATGTGTAGAACATCCGATGTCGATATCACCGTTCAAAAAAAACTCGGTAAAGGAAAATGGTCTTAATTGTAAAGTTGTTTTTCTTCTTTCGCAAAAAAATCTAAACTTTATAAAAACTCGAGAAACTTCATCAAAAAGATGAAGACTCGAAATATCACGGCCCATAAACAAACTGATAGTGTACCTCACCTTCGACACGATAATAACACCTTCGTTGGACAAGTATTAATGGTGTATCGTTAGTCCACCTCTTATATAAATTCAGTCCATTATGTTGAAACCATCATTCCAACCATCAGTTCAAACTTAGCCTAAAGCCCACTTTTTATAGCCACATGCGTGTGGTTGATGCCCATAAAATATTACTCCGTACGAAACAATTGGCTTTTACAATTTTAGTCGTCAGATCGCACACCATCTTAAAAAATATTATACTCCTTGAATTACGAACGTCTGATATTTTTTAATTAACGCAATCGAATCTCCTATGAGTGAGATCTGACCAAATGCTTACGCGTGCAAACCCTAAAGTTTCTTCTTGATTCCACAATCAATATATTTATTTCTTTTATCATTTAATGAAAATAAGTTAGGAATAAATATGCAAACTTCCTCCTTAGGTTTATTTCACGAAATTTGCATTTGAACCCCTAAAAACTTCGAATTGGCAAAACATACCCCAAG
Proteins encoded in this region:
- the LOC139861627 gene encoding diphthine--ammonia ligase-like, with product MKVVGLVSGGKDSCFAMMKCLQYGHEVVALANLLPANDSVDELDSYMYQTVGHQIVVSYANCMGVPLFRRRIQGSTRRHDLSYNTTIGDEVEDMFILLKEVKKQLPSINAVSSGAIASDYQRLRVENVCSRLGLVSLAYLWKLDQSLLLQQMIENGIVAITVKVAAIGLDPSKHLGKEMSELWPHLLKLNELYGSNVCGEGGEYETLTLDCPLFKYARIVLDDFQLVLHDSNSIAPVGILHPVSFHCEDKPTSRNTTNGFYHENLGSVIEVQNESLEIVKEDTCPSSDLVFNLPELEKLKPCISKTQKDNTFTLSCWLQDPNQTSVDLQEDMKIVLLKIESELNEHGFSWENVVYIHLYISDMNIFAIANETYVNFITQEKCRFGVPSRSTIELPLSQVGLGKAYVEVLVANDQSKKVLHVQSISSWAPSCIGPYSQATLHKEILYMAGQLGLDPPTMSLIIGGPTAELEQALVNSEAIANSFNCSISTSAILFVIYCSKSTSIAERIGMQEKQNIILDQMKLVNLDKKRLSGVLNPLLLFVLVPDLPKRAFVEVKPVLFVDDDDDTEIVEDANDHVMSDRKHRTSPFDLCFQSEKWHDECVQECFVHGRICAVILSITTETANKICFNADNLPSITVEEKTKRVAKFCVYRLDKVLSENHFSWDDLMNLRIYYSTSHDISHETLSLIFKNVFDEFSETTKKVKTCNEPIFNVVPVIGSGSSATCMDDFITCELVARRT
- the LOC139861535 gene encoding uncharacterized protein gives rise to the protein MEDNGGKSLERKVSLKALQMGNSFSCQICVIGFLCGVCLTSLFLALLTSFASFEFSPKSTSTYFLNAFAGRDCESKEQVVEKRMISQNIIEVQVNDPVKDIYTTWSTMLNKSSTGEGLFSRNVESDDTKVHTPSHLENCKLTNEANQLLDKRTKDGKLPPWTMWKGFLNNYPLSTKDEKQGYNSHHVISQGAYPPWIKGSDEDNYPLTRKVQHDIWVHQHPVNCNDPNVRFLVADWERIPGFGMGAQFAGMCGLLAIAINEKRVLVTNYYNRADHDECKGTSRSSWSCYFFPETSQECRERAFELMNDKRALENGTITVKENYTTKQIWTGKIPRVWGNPWSYIQPTTEINGTLIGYHRRMDWRWWRAQALRYLMRFQTEYTCGLLNVARHSAFGWEAAELVHATSGAQYVEENVKASGSAIEKYVWSNHEPWTPRPLLSVHVRMGDKACEMKVVQFKEYMNLANRIRNHFPNLNRVWLSTEMQEVIDKTKLYSNWKFYYSNVRRQVGNITMAVYESSLGRETSTNYPLVNFLMATEADFFIGALGSTWCFLIDGMRNTGGKVMAGYLSVNKDRFW